One part of the Helicoverpa armigera isolate CAAS_96S chromosome 3, ASM3070526v1, whole genome shotgun sequence genome encodes these proteins:
- the LOC110378551 gene encoding peptide chain release factor 1: MLPLRISLGRQILKVKSFVSLRRYYSPQNDFNLSDVAVQAYFKKLLFEHEELYTKMKRTPEESKRFFEIKPIVNVLQHRITLYENIESLQDLVSKQKSKDDEDMKKMIKEEAQIYMKRMTDVDRELQSILLEPQLTEGAVLVELKAGEGGHEAMLFARDLYEMYERYAKYKDWDIRMVSVEKSDIGGILKALMFIEGVGAPELMRIEAGAHRVQRIPTTERGGLIHTSTVLVSVFSKPSNMVADISKRDLAIEYKSSDKTAARNGVRVVHTPTGIVVECSEKRSKTKNKDIAIEALKTLLLNKEQQELKIEGRPKMDAVEINDTIRTYNFPQDQVTEHREGGGTIHRLQAFMEGDYKLEQMQQNLLREYKRQAFLEEISKFSEKPSCDK; this comes from the exons ATGCTTCCCTTAAGAATTTCACTCGGTCGGCagattttgaaagtaaaaagtTTCGTGTCACTCAGAAGATATTATAGCCCACAGAATGATTTTAACTTGTCCGACGTTGCTGTACAGGCTTACTTTAAAAAGCTTCTGTTTGAACATGAAGAGCTGTACACTAAAATGAAAAGGACACCTGAAGAATCAAAACGCTTTTTTGAAATCAAGCCAATTGTCAATGTTTTACAGCACCGAATAACGCTATATGAAAACATCGAGTCTCTTCAAGATCTTGTTAGTAAACAAAAAAGCAAGGACGACGAGGATatgaaaaaaatgataaaagaaGAAGCGCAGATATATATGAAGCGTATGACAGACGTCGATCGTGAGTTACAGTCGATTTTATTGGAGCCGCAGTTGACAGAAGGCGCCGTGCTGGTGGAATTAAAGGCTGGCGAAGGAGGGCACGAAGCAATGTTATTTGCGCGAGACctatatgaaatgtatgaacGATATGCAAAGTATAAAGACTGGGATATTCGCATGGTGTCTGTCGAAAAGTCAGACATTGGAGGTATTCTGAAGGCTTTAATGTTTATTGAAGGTGTTGGTGCGCCAGAATTGATGAGAATAGAGGCCGGTGCACATCGTGTACAAAGGATTCCGACGACAGAAAGGGGTGGCCTTATCCACACAAGCACTGTTTTAGTATCAGTTTTCTCTAAACCAAGTAATATGGTAGCAGATATTTCCAAAAGAGACTTGGCAATTGAATACAAATCGAGTGACAAGACTGCTGCACGCAATGGTGTACGTGTCGTTCATACGCCAACCGGAATAGTAGTGGAATGTAGTGAGAAACGGTCAAAGACGAAGAATAAAGACATTGCTATTGAAGCATTAAAGACTCTTTTGTTAAATAAGGAACAACAGGAACTGAAGATTGAAGGAAGACCAAAG ATGGATGCTGTTGAAATAAATGATACAATTCGAACATATAATTTCCCACAAGATCAAGTAACAGAGCACCGTGAGGGTGGTGGCACTATTCATAGACTTCAGGCTTTCATGGAAGGGGATTACAAACTGGAACAGATGCAGCAAAATCTTTTGAGGGAGTACAAGCGTCAAGCATTCTTGGAGGAAATCAGTAAATTTTCTGAAAAACCGTCCTGTGACAAGTAA
- the LOC110378556 gene encoding peptide chain release factor 1-like, mitochondrial codes for MSLTRIVFSRSLFTAEKLTLFRRCSSQNGVNLSDPAVQVYLKNVMLEHEKLLIKLKRTPEEARRLFEIKPIVTALEQRITLYDNIENLKELSKKQSNEKDDEMKEMIKEEAQIYLKRMTEVDNELQSILLEPQLSDGGVLLEVTAGAGGQEAMLFARELFDMYELYARYKNWEVCIVSLEESDIGGTRKASMFIDGHGVPELMKVEAGVHRVQRIPSTEKGGRIHTSTVSVAVLPKPTDVEANIPERDLVIETKRASGAGGQHVNTTDSAVRIIHTPTGTVVECQEGRSQIKNKEIAIQKLRTLLLEKQQQEQTSKINNERKSQIGSSNRNEKIRTYNYPQDRVTEHREGGGTVHNLQGFMEGQHQLEQMQENLLRAQKRQAFLEEISEFAKQIKSADNN; via the exons ATGTCACTTACAAGAATAGTATTTTCACGGTCTCTATTCACCGCTGAAAAGCTTACTTTATTTCGAAGATGTAGTTCACAAAACGGTGTCAACTTATCAGATCCTGCTGTCCAGgtttacttaaaaaatgtgATGTTGGAGCATGAAAAACTACTCATCAAACTAAAAAGAACGCCAGAAGAGGCCAGGCGGTTGTTTGAGATAAAACCAATTGTAACTGCGCTAGAGCAGCGGATCACCTTGTATGACAACATCGAAAACCTCAAAGAGCTTAGTAAAAAACAGAGCAATGAGAAAGATGACGAAATGAAGGAGATGATAAAAGAAGAAGCTCAGATATATTTGAAGCGTATGACAGAAGTGGATAATGAGTTGCAGTCGATTCTCTTGGAGCCCCAGCTGTCGGACGGCGGAGTACTGCTGGAGGTGACGGCTGGCGCTGGCGGACAAGAAGCTATGTTATTTGCGCGGGAACTGTTCGACATGTATGAGCTCTACGCCAGGTACAAAAATTGGGAAGTTTGCATTGTTTCTCTTGAAGAATCAGACATTGGAGGTACTAGGAAAGCCTCAATGTTTATTGACGGGCATGGCGTGCCAGAACTAATGAAAGTTGAAGCTGGCGTGCACCGTGTACAACGTATCCCTAGTACCGAGAAGGGTGGACGTATTCACACAAGCACTGTCTCGGTAGCAGTCCTTCCGAAACCAACAGATGTAGAAGCCAATATCCCAGAAAGGGACTTGGTCATTGAAACCAAACGTGCAAGTGGTGCGGGTGGCCAGCATGTGAATACCACAGACAGTGCTGTCCGTATAATTCATACTCCTACGGGTACAGTTGTGGAGTGTCAAGAAGGTagatcacaaataaaaaataaagaaattgctATTCAAAAGTTAAGAACACTTTTACTTGAAAAGCAGCAACAAGagcaaacatcaaaaattaacAATGAAAGGAAATCACAG ATTGGCTCCAGTAACAGAAATGAGAAGATTCGGACGTACAATTACCCACAAGACCGCGTGACAGAGCACCGGGAGGGTGGTGGCACCGTTCACAATCTACAGGGCTTCATGGAAGGCCAACACCAATTGGAACAGATGCAGGAGAATCTGTTAAGGGCCCAGAAACGTCAGGCATTCTTAGAGGAGATCAGTGAatttgcaaaacaaataaaatcagcagataataattaa